In one window of Phyllopteryx taeniolatus isolate TA_2022b chromosome 23, UOR_Ptae_1.2, whole genome shotgun sequence DNA:
- the chrnb1 gene encoding acetylcholine receptor subunit beta isoform X1 — translation MKSQDAFLLVCCVCGLSSLGGAADVEQALMKQIFANYKLKVRPARTPEERVVVRVGMTLSSFVGLNMKNEEMSTVVVMNLEWTDYNLSWDPKEHDGIEVLRIPASKVWLPDIVLINNNDGVFDVALHVHVQVYSNGRVTWTPPALYLSSCGVRVTYFPFDWQNCSMQFRSYTYDSTEIELQYTLDADGNEIREILLDEAFSESGEWHIRHKACRKNMNKDLYEDMSFYLIIERKPLYYVLNIILPCILITVIAIFNFYLPPDAGEKMGLSINVLLTLTVFLLLLADKIPETSLGVPIIVKYIMFTMILVTCSVILSVVVLNLHHRSPNTHMMPLWVRRIFIHMLPSYLCMLRPKVEVPLALKMLPIQREKKVFAINKATDEYFIRKPDNAILFPKPNRFQAEGKTSELRRFIDGPSSYLSLPPELKSAVDAITYIAEALQAEKDYEALKEDWQYVAMVVDRMFLWIFVIFTTVGTLAIFIKASLNRAPTDPF, via the exons ATGAAAAGCCAAGACGCGTTCCTGCTGGTGTGTTGCGTATGCGGCCTGAGTTCACTGGGAG GAGCCGCGGATGTCGAGCAGGCTCTCATGAAGCAGATCTTCGCTAACTATAAGCTCAAGGTTCGGCCCGCACGCACCCCCGAGGAGCGAGTGGTGGTCCGGGTGGGCATGACCCTGTCCTCATTTGTCGGACTG aatatgaaaaatgaagaaatgagcACTGTCGTCGTCATGAATTTG GAGTGGACAGATTACAACTTGTCGTGGGATCCCAAAGAGCATGATGGGATTGAGGTTTTGCGTATCCCCGCTTCAAAAGTGTGGCTGCCGGACATTGTCCTGATCAACAA CAACGACGGCGTGTTTGATGTGGCGCTGCATGTTCACGTGCAGGTGTATAGCAATGGCAGGGTGACCTGGACCCCGCCCGCACTCTACCTGAGCTCCTGTGGCGTTAGG GTGACATATTTCCCTTTCGACTGGCAGAACTGCAGCATGCAGTTCCGCTCCTACACGTACGACTCCACCGAGATCGAGCTGCAGTACACGCTGGATGCCGACGGCAACGAGATACGGGAGATCCTACTGGACGAGGCCTTCAGCG AGAGCGGCGAGTGGCACATCAGACACAAGGCGTGCAGGAAGAACATGAACAAAGACCTGTACGAGGACATGAGCTTCTACCTGATCATCGAGAGGAAGCCGCTCTACTACGTGCTGAACATCATCCTCCCGTGCATCCTCATCACCGTCATCGCCATCTTCAACTTCTACCTGCCGCCCGATGCAG GTGAAAAGATGGGACTGTCCATCAATGTTTTGCTCACCCTCACGGTCTTCCTGCTGCTGTTGGCGGACAAAATTCCCGAGACCTCGCTGGGCGTTCCCATCATCGTCAAGTACATCATGTTCACCATGATCCTGGTCACCTGCTCCGTCATCCTCAGCGTGGTCGTGCTCAACCTGCACCACCGCTCGCCGAACACCCACATGATGCCGCTGTGGGTCCGCAGG ATCTTCATCCACATGCTACCCTCGTACCTGTGCATGCTGCGCCCCAAAGTGGAGGTGCCCCTGGCCCTCAAGATGTTGCCCATCCAGCGGGAGAAGAAGGTGTTTGCCATCAACAAGGCCACCGACGAGTACTTCATCCGCAAGCCGGACAACGCCATCTTGTTCCCTAAGCCCAACAG GTTCCAAGCGGAGGGGAAAACATCGGAGCTAAGGAGGTTCATCGACGGGCCCAGTAGCTACCTGTCGCTGCCCCCCGAACTCAAGTCCGCCGTTGACGCCATCACGTACATCGCTGAAGCTCTGCAGGCCGAAAAGGACTACGAAGCT CTGAAGGAGGACTGGCAGTACGTGGCCATGGTGGTGGACCGCATGTTCCTCTGGATATTTGTCATCTTCACCACCGTGGGCACCTTGGCTATTTTTATTAAGGCCAGCCTCAATCGCGCACCCACTGACCCTTTCTAA
- the chrnb1 gene encoding acetylcholine receptor subunit beta isoform X2, whose protein sequence is MKQIFANYKLKVRPARTPEERVVVRVGMTLSSFVGLNMKNEEMSTVVVMNLEWTDYNLSWDPKEHDGIEVLRIPASKVWLPDIVLINNNDGVFDVALHVHVQVYSNGRVTWTPPALYLSSCGVRVTYFPFDWQNCSMQFRSYTYDSTEIELQYTLDADGNEIREILLDEAFSESGEWHIRHKACRKNMNKDLYEDMSFYLIIERKPLYYVLNIILPCILITVIAIFNFYLPPDAGEKMGLSINVLLTLTVFLLLLADKIPETSLGVPIIVKYIMFTMILVTCSVILSVVVLNLHHRSPNTHMMPLWVRRIFIHMLPSYLCMLRPKVEVPLALKMLPIQREKKVFAINKATDEYFIRKPDNAILFPKPNRFQAEGKTSELRRFIDGPSSYLSLPPELKSAVDAITYIAEALQAEKDYEALKEDWQYVAMVVDRMFLWIFVIFTTVGTLAIFIKASLNRAPTDPF, encoded by the exons ATGAAGCAGATCTTCGCTAACTATAAGCTCAAGGTTCGGCCCGCACGCACCCCCGAGGAGCGAGTGGTGGTCCGGGTGGGCATGACCCTGTCCTCATTTGTCGGACTG aatatgaaaaatgaagaaatgagcACTGTCGTCGTCATGAATTTG GAGTGGACAGATTACAACTTGTCGTGGGATCCCAAAGAGCATGATGGGATTGAGGTTTTGCGTATCCCCGCTTCAAAAGTGTGGCTGCCGGACATTGTCCTGATCAACAA CAACGACGGCGTGTTTGATGTGGCGCTGCATGTTCACGTGCAGGTGTATAGCAATGGCAGGGTGACCTGGACCCCGCCCGCACTCTACCTGAGCTCCTGTGGCGTTAGG GTGACATATTTCCCTTTCGACTGGCAGAACTGCAGCATGCAGTTCCGCTCCTACACGTACGACTCCACCGAGATCGAGCTGCAGTACACGCTGGATGCCGACGGCAACGAGATACGGGAGATCCTACTGGACGAGGCCTTCAGCG AGAGCGGCGAGTGGCACATCAGACACAAGGCGTGCAGGAAGAACATGAACAAAGACCTGTACGAGGACATGAGCTTCTACCTGATCATCGAGAGGAAGCCGCTCTACTACGTGCTGAACATCATCCTCCCGTGCATCCTCATCACCGTCATCGCCATCTTCAACTTCTACCTGCCGCCCGATGCAG GTGAAAAGATGGGACTGTCCATCAATGTTTTGCTCACCCTCACGGTCTTCCTGCTGCTGTTGGCGGACAAAATTCCCGAGACCTCGCTGGGCGTTCCCATCATCGTCAAGTACATCATGTTCACCATGATCCTGGTCACCTGCTCCGTCATCCTCAGCGTGGTCGTGCTCAACCTGCACCACCGCTCGCCGAACACCCACATGATGCCGCTGTGGGTCCGCAGG ATCTTCATCCACATGCTACCCTCGTACCTGTGCATGCTGCGCCCCAAAGTGGAGGTGCCCCTGGCCCTCAAGATGTTGCCCATCCAGCGGGAGAAGAAGGTGTTTGCCATCAACAAGGCCACCGACGAGTACTTCATCCGCAAGCCGGACAACGCCATCTTGTTCCCTAAGCCCAACAG GTTCCAAGCGGAGGGGAAAACATCGGAGCTAAGGAGGTTCATCGACGGGCCCAGTAGCTACCTGTCGCTGCCCCCCGAACTCAAGTCCGCCGTTGACGCCATCACGTACATCGCTGAAGCTCTGCAGGCCGAAAAGGACTACGAAGCT CTGAAGGAGGACTGGCAGTACGTGGCCATGGTGGTGGACCGCATGTTCCTCTGGATATTTGTCATCTTCACCACCGTGGGCACCTTGGCTATTTTTATTAAGGCCAGCCTCAATCGCGCACCCACTGACCCTTTCTAA